Genomic DNA from Triticum dicoccoides isolate Atlit2015 ecotype Zavitan chromosome 4B, WEW_v2.0, whole genome shotgun sequence:
AATATTTGGTCGGGCACTTTGGGGCTCTGATCTAAAGAGGCCCCTAAGATAGTCTATATATGTCTCCGTTGTTCCGCTATAAAAACAAAAGGTACATAGCTATTAATTCAAAATTTGATTTACGAACAATAGTATCAAAAATCGGTAATTTTCTAACTGCTAGTTCTTGATGTTTGTTGTTATACAGTATCAAAGATCGATAATTTCTAACTGCTTAGTTGTTGATGTCAGTTGTTCTACAATTACACTTATACTGTTTACAAGACACAAACTAATCTAAtccaatgctaaatataaactaacCTTTTTCATCGTTAGATCGCTGATCCGTGCGGCCGGCCGGACAGAACGCGCGGCGGATCACACGGCGCGCTTGCATATCCCCTTCCTTTCTTGAAGCAGGCGGCAGACAGACGATCTAGCGGGTGGCCGGCGGCAGGCTCGATCGCAGGAGCGGGTCGGAAACGAGGCGATTAGGGGGAGATCTAAACTGCAAACTGTGCGTACGTGCGTACTGCTTCCTAGCCTGGCCCCTTTGATTCCATGGTGGGCTACTTCCCTTTTTTTACTTCTCCTGGGATTTGGGCCTTTTACGTGCAATTTTCGGTGTAAAACAGTACACGGGcccttttctcaaaaaaaaagaagaagagagaatAGTACACGGGCCTGGTTAAGAAAGGAATAGGGGGGCAAAGCAAGCCACTTGCAGTTATATAGCGAGAAAAACTAGCGAACAACCGATCGATATTAAGCGGCGACACGATCGTCAGGGGGGGTCTCGCCCCCCCTCGTCCCCCCTTGAATCCGTCTCTGATCGTGGCACTACGATCCGAAGGGGCAACGCAACGACGGCGCGCGAGTCGATGCAGCCGTGAGAAAAACCATAGAGCAGCGGCATTACGGCCCGATGGGGCGACACAGCGGCATCCGTTGCTCAATCGGTGGAGTCGCGTTGTACTCGATGACGATACGTGCACGTGCGGTTGATCAGACCGAACGCACAACAAAGACGGAATAGATCGCGTGCTTTCGAGTGATCAAGTCGATTGCTCGCGGGTGGATGAAGTCGCTGAGTACGGCCGGAAAGGAATCGCCGTGCTGTGATGCATGCACACCCGCACGCAAGCACACATGCACATGATGCACAAGTAGAAGACTTGCACACGGGATGTAGGAGCGGTGTGGATGGGCAGCCCTGTGGCACACGAGCGAAAGACCACACCACGCGGCAGTCCACCACGCCCGCGCGCGGGACGAGCAGGACAGCGCCGGGAGCCGCCACAACAGCCCACATGACGCCGTTGCATGCGTCAAAGCCGGGTATCCTGCAGCAACTGATCCAGATCTGATCCGttgtcggagtagaggcgcgatGTAGATGACGAACGACGGTAAGTGATGCAAACCGATTTtaaattggaaaaccaaaaaagaaacatCGATCAAAGTGACCGACAAGAGAGAGAAAAATCCGGATCAAAGGATcagaaaaaagactctctagggcagccggtcgaCACGAcccgcggacgaaccctaggtacgggcggcgcggtccCCGGCAGTGGTCGTGAAGCAGACCTCCACGGGGCGGCGCGCGGAGCGGAAGCAACGGGCAGCTTGGGTTAGAACtcggaaactgataccatgttagaagggagagagaaatTTGATTaaatagttcgttgtattgcttgagcctcgtgggcatataaatAGAAGTACAAAGACtaacttgaagtacaagacaagaCAGAACCAAATTTTAATctatcctatacttcctaataatcTTTATACTCAACAAGGACAATGGCGGCGGTGGGAGCATGTTGTGGCGCCGCGCTCTACTAGTGTGGTTGGCTAGCTACAAACCTGATTGCTATACATAAGAATAATATGTGAAATTGATGCTTATACTGAACTTCCTTTCTTTCCTTGCGAAGAAACCTCTTTTTTTATTAGTTTTTAGGTCTATTACTACTATTGAATATTTGAACCACATACATTTGTTGAATATTCGAACCACATACATTTGTTGAATCATATTATTTTGTCGAATTTAATTTTTACCGTTGTAAATATTTCTacagcaacgcgcggggaatcatctagtttATTCAACACCATAAAACATATCACATCATCCATGTGTTTGTATGTAAATAATCTAATCACAAACTACACCAGGGGTAAAACAGTCTTTTTGGTTCAGACTTAACACCGTTAGTGGCCAAAACTGACGGAAGTGTCACATAGGGAACAAAATGGAGTTTGAGTGtaaaaaagggaagaaagaaaaaTTTGGGACAAAAAGGGAAACAAaatttaagaaagggccaaataaggaattctctcctaCTAGTGTGGTTGGCTAGCTTAATAGGTAAGGTGGGCTCCCAATGGACTAAGTGGGATAGCCTGATTAATTTTTTTCTTCGTCCAATGAGATCCCACTAGAGCAATTTAGGGCCAATACTTTTTGAGCTATATTGTGGAAATAAACTCCTGTGAAAATAAACTCTATATAAGCTCTTGTGAAAATAAGCTCCAGATAATAAGCGAGCATGTTCTTTTCAGTGCCAGTTTTTTCAGCTTATCTATGGTATCCCGGTGAAAATTGTATATTTTTCTTGGACTATATTGTTGCCCTAATTAAATGATATCATGTTATTTTTAATTGAGAAGCTACCAGCCGGCTATGCAGCTTTCCTGGAGAGGGCCGCGACAAGGAGCAGCGCGGAAGGGGACCGACGGCGGCGATTTGCTGTGGAGGAGTGGGCAATGTGGGGTTCGTGTGTTTTATTTTGGCGTCGGGGTCGGGTGTGACCATTGGCCTGGCAATAGCATTCCTGATGTAATATGATCAAACGATAGTGTCATTTCGCTATATACCGGGTTTAAGTGAGAAATACCACTAGGCATAGGTGCTAAGCTTTACGAAAAACAGTGAACAATAGGTTTAAGTGATAAACTCCGGGAAGCACCTCACCCCCTAGCTTTTTCTCATtgtgagggaaaggatggtgttggcGTCACGGACGCCCACTGCATGCATCTGCCGTGAGTAGCGTCCGTCCCGCCGTCACGGCCTTTTGGAAGCAAAATCTTTAACTAGCCAGCAAGACCGGTCGGCGTGTCGGTGGCCGATGCAAGATAGATCCATCCAGGTGCGCACGCACGCGCGTGCTCACCTTTTCGATCCGGCCAATGCGACTCCTGGCATGGATGCATCGATTCATCCGGGCAATTGCCGTGCGGGTGCGCCGAAATGGGACCTGATGGATTCTTCCACGGGACATGCATGGCGCACTGCGGTAGCTGTTCAGCAGCACCGTTTTTGGCTGCGTTCCGCGGTGCATTCACCTGCACCTTCGCGATCGATATTGATCGGTAGTAGCACAAAACAGGGCAACGCGAGTAGTACATACTAGGATTTTATCATCTTCGATGAATTGAAAAGGCGTCCTACCTACGAATCGGCCAGCGAAGCGATCCGGCGTTGATCGCTGACTGGATGGACGTCTTATCCACGTGATTGTTTCGTGCATGTTTGGCCCGCCTCAAGGAATGTTTGGCCGGTCCAGTCCTCCTCTACGGAGAAAAGGAAGTACACATGTGCGCCTCGGCTTGACGGCCCACGTACGGAAATCCGTGCTGCACCAAGTACGGATCTATGTACGCGCTTTATTTCGTTTCGTTCCCATTCTTCATTTCCTTATTATCGAATCCATGGGGACTTGTCATATTTAGAATCTTTCTGCGGTCTGCTCTATTTAAAATTCTTTCGTACTCTCTTCTCTTTACCATGCGATAGGTCAGCGAAGCGTGAGCGGGCGCTCCGAAGTAAAGGCCAAACACCTCGGCCTAAGGGGAATGACCAACAAAATGACAAGATGAAGTGCCCCGGGCACCCCCATATAGAAAGAAGGGTCGAAGGTTTTGGGCAGCTTCCCCCCCTCCTCCCCCCTCGTCGAGTGGTGCTTGTTTGGGGGGTGTGCCACCAGAAAGCGGGCTTGAAGCTCTCGCCTTACCAACGAGCCGACTGCTCATGGCTGTTGGTCACGACTACTACAAAAAAGTGAACATGAATCTTTCTATTTTACATGGAGGAGTGTGTATGTCAAACGGATTTACACGGGCCATGAATCAAACTTTTCTTTCATGAACGTGGCTATAAATAACGAAAAgactaactgccacacgtgtggcacttctcCAACCCGCCCACACGTCTTTATAGCCGTCCATTGAAACCTGCATGAATCTTGGCGCGGtggcataatttttttgttttcACCTAGGACATGGGCGACGTGCGGTGTATGCAGCAGTTCGCCCGCACCCGTTTACCACCCCAGTCGTCAACGGTTGCGAGTCAGAGGCGTGCGGTGGAACCGCCGTCGCGCCCGCACGCGTGGTGCACGACTTCTGTCGTCGTTTCCCTCACTGACCACTCCCCCCTCATTGCATCTACCCGTCTCATTCATTTCCCCCAACCAACATTACAGAGGCCGGTTCGCTCGATTGAAGGAGAAGACGAGAAGAGGAGGCAGCGGCGCAGGCGGAAGAGTCGACGGCATTCGCGGCCGTTGCTTATGTTCGCTGGACCGGAGCGGCGTCGCCGGAGCAGCCAAAGTGAGGAGGTAAGACCGTGGAAGCTTCTGTACTCTCCCCCCTTCCTCCTTGGTCTCACTTCTCTCGAGCCCCCCTCCCCCGGAGATTCAGGCGGATTTGCGGCAGCTCCGGCGTCCCCGTCGGCGGGGGAGTCGTGCGTGTGCTATTTTACGGCGGCATTGCGCAGCCCCGTCGACGTTGCGGTGGTACTCAAGCCGGTGAGGCTCGCCCGGGGTGGCATTAGATTGATGCGATTACATGCGTGAGGGATTCTGTTTCCATTTGTTAGTTGCGATTTGTCTCGAAGGCTACGATCTTTAGTCTTTCAGGGCAATGTTGCTGTCGAATTGAGGGGTTTGATACTTGTgtatgaaccctagatctaggttgGTGCATTTCAATGTATAGTATCATGGCAGTCATGGCAATTTCaacatatttttttcatttcacaATTATCCTCGTTGATGGCAACTAATTTTCTGAATGAACTCTGTTAGTTGCCATGTCCTGTCTAGGATAATGGCAGTTTCATGAGATCCAAATTCAGGGAGTACTAGTTGTGTTTCTGAATTAACTATCCTTCTAAGTGGCAACTAATTCGGAAAATCAAGTATGacagttgccatgtcatatgtagAGTGATGGCAGTTTTGTATGTACCATGTACTCAGTTGCCATACTGTTATGTGATAGCACAACATATTTGACTGCAGTACATGGCAACTCATTTTTTTCACCCGGCCAATGTGTGAGTTGCCACATTACATGTTGTGGACTGACACACATCTGCTATTCATGATTTTCTCATGCACATTCTTCGCTCTATACATATTCAGAGCAGAGGAAAGCAGAGtcagcggcggaggcaggggtgctAGCAGGGGCCTTGGCCTCCCCTATGTTCTCAATAGTACACATATATGTACTCCTAATAGTCCATTTGTCAGACAAAACTAGCTATGTTTAGGAGATTTGGTCCCCGCTATCATTATATGACATGTCTtggccccatctatattcagttttCCGGCTCCGCACTAAGCAGAGTATATATTCATAGTTCTGAAAGCAGAGTATGtatccatctaatctattgtcttcTCTTGTTATGTACTGTTGGTAGCCAACAAACACATTAATTCTCATGGCATTGGTTGTGTATATCCGATCAACTGAATCAATCAATCAGTGTCTTAGTTGTCACAATTTTTTGTTTTGGTAACATGGCAACCTGAACTTAGTAGATGTGGCATGTGCTTTTTATTAAGCCAATTTGTTAGTTGCCACACTGATTGTTAGACAATGGTAGTTTGGTGTTCTGATGTACTGCCCTCAGTTGCCACATTGCTTATTTTCCCAGTATGGCAACTTGAATCTCCTACATGGCAACTGCATCTTAAGAAGCAAACACATATCTAATTGCCATGTTTTCGCATCTGCTTTCCAATTGGTTATTTTTTCCCTTTCTGTGCATGTTCAGCACATGGCAATTACAACCTTTTCACATGCTAAAACTGTGGGATAAATGTGGCAGTTTTCATTTTCTGTTAATGATGATATCTGATGATTCGTTACTTAGTGTATCACTTTCTTCATTTGTTTGATGTGTTTTCATTTCACACTAACGTGTTTTGGCTCTTACTGTAGCAAATATGGCTCATGGCGAccatcaagatgatgatgatgacttcatggAGCCACCGCCACAGAATCGTGGGGATGAGGTCACTCTTCTCCTATGTTTTAATATGATACTGAGTTTTCATTCTTCTGTTAGAAATAATTTTTACTACAttgcaacatggcaacaaaatgATTCCTTCTGTGTTATGCAGAAGAAGAAGTGTGTGCGCAAAAGGGCTTCGCAAGAACGCCTGACTATACTGACACAGGGATTTACTGATGATCACAAGGCAGCTGCCGGtgagatgggtatgcaggctcTGATGATGGTTCGGTGCACGAACCTAGTAAATCATGTATGTAACTGGCTCGGCGAGATATATGAGCCTGCTTCTAGGGAATTCGTGATTCTGGGACGCGGAAGATTGCCTTTGAATGAGGAATCtatgttctgcactttgggtgtccCCTGTGGAGAAATCAAAGTCCCTTATGAAGTGAACAATAAGATTGAGGAAGCTTTGTTTGCCCGTTTGTTTCCTGGAATGGCTTCCATGCCTAATACGACTGTTCTGGCAACTTCGTTGGAGGAGATGACAACCCATGGCGAGGTTTTTGAGATGAAGTTGCTCATGTACTTGATCTCAGCTGTATTTGCGCCTACCACAtatcttcgcccaagcaacaagtGCTTTCCTATCCTGGTGAATGCACTCTCTTTATTCTTTTACATACAATATTTTTGTTTTTGATGTGATGCAGAAGTTAGTAACTGCCAGTTTTAATGTTTTATTGAATGCCGATGTGGCATATTTTTTGTCCCGAATTGTGTTTGTGCAGGCGAAGCTGAAAGATGTTAAAAACATGAATTGGTGTAAATTCATTGCCgacttcctgcatgatgcattctcaaATAAGATGTACCAAAAGGGATGTCGCTTGCATCTAATGGTATCTTCCCCCTACTCTTTATGCAAATGTTCTTATCGTGGTTCATTCTTGTCATAAATCAACATTTGCAGCTGTTAATAAGTGGCAACCGAACTGTttttgcattttagtatctctgttTGGCCATAGTCTGAACAAACCATAGTTCTTGATAAAGCTTTTATCTGATTTTTTTTATGGCAATCATATTTGATCATGTATGGCAACCGGTTGTTATTTTTTGTTTTGTGACTTCTTCATGCCAAATTGAAGTTTGTTTGATACATGGCAATTGTAGTTGATGTTTTCAAGGCAATTTCATTTTTTCTAGTTATAGTACACATAGTGAACCACTTGCTATGTTCATTCCTATTTATATAATCTGGGTGGCTATTACAGTGTTGAACTGGTGGCAACTAATAATATAATtacatggcaactgctaacataacATGCTTTCAACTAACAATATATGTAGGTTAAAACTAAGAACATATGTAAATGGCAAATCTCTttgttttacttttttttcaaaaattgtGACTCAAGGGGCATTGTACTACCAATGACGTTTAAaccgtcactactagggaaatgcttataggcaggaccctagtagtagcgctggaaAAAAGAaaacgctgctgctaattagcaataGCGCTGATCCTGTTAAGCACTACTAATAAcaccttagcagtagcgctgcttaTCAAAAACACACTACTACTATGTGGGACCAGACGTTGCCACCGACGGTAGCTGTAGCAGCAGCGTTGCCCAAAATCTAGTGCTACTGCTAAGTGTTTAGCGGTAGCGCTTTGTTTTGCAGCACCGCTGCTGCTAGAGggccccacttagtagtagcgctcgcATGTGACAAGCACTACTACTAATAGCATAGTAGCAGCGCTTTCTGGTATGCAGCGCTACTGCTAGTTGCGGCTGGTGCCACCTtttcaccccctccccctcctctccccacTTTGCCCTCTCTCCCCCTCATTTCCCCACTCCACTCTCCACCATTGTTGATTTTCTTATCTCTTCCTCCTACCTCTCTTCTCTCCTCATtaatgtccccctccaccataactcTCCTTCACAAATGGCCTCTCTCACATCTCTCTTTGTCCTACCTCTCTTCCTCTCCCCGTTAATggaggagacggagaaggagacagaggagggggaaggggcagaaaagtcaacaaggaggagaattattgccccccttcttgcttcaccttaagtgtgaaggagatcgatcaattcatcaagtgccttatgggaatcaaagtcagttccggttactgtgggaagataagaagatttctagaccccaagaagaaaaggttcagcgggatgaagtctcatgactgtcatgtgatgatgatgcagctACTCCCAGTTgccattagagggataatggacaagcacgtccgtgacacgcttactggtctctgcaacttcttcgacgtcatctctcaaaagtccataagtgtgaagcagctctgaaggctacaggaagagatcgttgtcatactatgtgagcttgagatgtacttcccgcccgcgttctttgacgtcatggtgcatatgtgtgtccacatcgtggacgacatcattgacctcgggccgacattccttcacagcatgatgccgttcgagaggatgaatggggtcatcaaaggatttgTTTGTAACAAGTCCCATCCCGAAGGGAGCATCATTCAGGGGTATCTAACGCATGAGTGCGTCTCCTTTTACGAGAATTATATAAGCGTCGGAGACCCTATTGTTGGTTTTCCCGTCAAGAAGCACGATGggaagctcgaaggagatggtcacaacAACGGCCAGAGGGAATTGCACGTGGACTACTCGGATCGACGGAACGACTTTGACAGggctaacttagtagtgctacaacacctagatgtggtagATGATTATGTGGCATGACACGAAGAAAGCATCGCAAAGAAGTACTGTGATAAGGGGATGCTCAAGACGGACGACGAAGTTACTGTAGAGCACAACGCTACTTtcatgcattggttcaaagagcaagttCTTGAAAATCCCCCGGAAGAGGGCAGTTCGGACGGATTGCTAAtacacgccttagcacatggccctgcGCCCAAGCTCGCGACCTATCAGTCCTACGATATCAAtggtacacgttctacacggaggacaAAGACATGGACAGTGATTACCAGAACTTTGACGTGACAATTCAATGTGTGACCGACGCCAACGACACAACTGAAAGATTctacggaagggtcgaagagatctgggagcttgactatgctggaatgcacgatgcgacgatgttccgtgtcagatgggccaaggacgtcgtaagagaaaacaagtatttcaccaccatgtctGTACCCGATGCAAAGAGCACTACCGTGAACGTTAACatcatcgccaaaaatgagccatgggtacatgctaagcacgtgacacaatgcttcttcataaccgacccggccaatcccagccgtgttgtcgtgaggagatccAAAAGGAGCATCATCAGAATGGATAGAgttgccaacgaggaagactacgaccaatacggcaacccgatgaggaaagatgacgatgacgatgaagcatacactactagggaaaaccttatacacagaatcttaccatca
This window encodes:
- the LOC119292863 gene encoding uncharacterized protein LOC119292863; protein product: MAHGDHQDDDDDFMEPPPQNRGDEKKKCVRKRASQERLTILTQGFTDDHKAAAGEMGMQALMMVRCTNLVNHVCNWLGEIYEPASREFVILGRGRLPLNEESMFCTLGVPCGEIKVPYEVNNKIEEALFARLFPGMASMPNTTVLATSLEEMTTHGEVFEMKLLMYLISAVFAPTTYLRPSNKCFPILVNALSLFFYIQYFCF